The genomic stretch GTTTCTTGCTGATTGTGGTTATCAACTACCTGAGTCTCAGCTTCAGCTCCAACCTATGCAACCTCAGGTCTGGACTTGGGAGGAGAACAAAGCCTTTGAGTCAGTTATTGCCAATTGTTTTGAGTATGCTAAACGCAACCGCTGGGAGCTGATTGCTGCTCGTCTCCCTGGAAAGACCCCGGCGCAACTGCAAGAACGCTTCAAGAAGCTGATGAAGGACATCAATGTCATCCATAACGGTTATACTTCAAACACTCCTCTGAATACTGCATTTGAGAACATGACTATGACAATGGCTGCTCCTACCACCACATTGGAACACAACCCTGTCTCCATCCCCATCATCAATGCAACAACaacaaccccaccaccaccgcCTTATAACACTGATCATCAACATCACAGGTTTGTGCTCAAcatattttcattttcttttatttctttatttatttttagccGATACATATTTTCATTCTCTCCTCCcactctttctttctttttttaattacttattctattcttcttttttcttagaAGTTTTATGAACAAATTGTATAAACAATGAACGTTTTTTCCCTCTTGATTTgttttttgaataaataaattatttttaaattacaataataaactgtatatttttctttacaaaaatagtcaaaataatCTTATacgaagaaaagaaaaaataaattactataATAAACCAAATGGCTTCTAAAATTACCTAAATCTCCCAGAATAAAAAAGGTTATCGTGTAAAATAGTACTAAATCGAATCCATTAGATTTGAATTGCATGCAAACGCAAATTGTCTATAAAATAGCTTTGAATTCTATATAAACACTAAGGATGTGTTTGGCAAACACGTTGGGGAGGAGAGAAGCCCGTTTGAGCTTCTTGAAAATTTCACTTTGATGTTTGGCAATTTTTATCTTTGTGAACGCAGAATTGATTCTGCCTCTGAACCCACGTTTAGGAGAAGCTCAAATTTGTAGCTTCTGCGTTTCACGTTTCACGTTTCATGTCTAGGAGAAgctaaaatatttcttttttaccAACCCTACccttcattttcttctataaGAATGATACTAGTAACTATTATCTTCACAGTTATTTTTAGTAGTTCTTCCTActtcttaataattttttagttccatttttttcatcaaaatcgttcagatttatttcaatcactaacaaattgaaatttttttatttttatttgattttattcatatgaattttatttacgttttatggtattttttttgttcatatgatatatgttgttggttttatggaatttttattatttcttatctgtataattttttttctattttttgatgtactctatttttgttttgtattaatttttttttattttttattctgaatttgtaaaatttgtaattgtaattataattattatatactacgtttattatcaaaattttgaataatataaattatgatcctataaaaaaaggacaaaataaataaaaattaattataagtaacaatagagttataaataataaaaatttatagtctaaaataatactaaattaaagagtaccgacgatactaaaaaaattatagaatattttctttttgtgtgacattataaatttatagttttctcttttatatttttattttttattgtatttattttatttatatgttttaaatattttttatattattttttatagtattctGATTTTGCAGGTATATAAAattgatgtctattttagtaatttttcatctaaaaatgattttgagtataatcaattttgatataaagattACCAAATATAAATTACGTTAACCCAAACTAACTtatcatcaaaatcaattttacaaaatcaattttatgcaaACTCTGGTTTGCAAACTGTAATCCAAACACACTAAATCGAAACAAtgagatttgatttttatttgcATGTAAATCGGAACCCGTAGATTTGATTTAGACACAGTGAACAGCAGTTCATGATAAATCAAAACTCATAAATTCGATTTACAAGCAACATCCCCTCAATAATTTTCAGGTAACCTTTTTGGTTTTGGGGATCTGAGTAATTTTGGGAGCCATTTGGTTTATTATAGTAATTTACacttattttatcattaaataatttgCAAGGTGTTAATAAATAACACAAACATTTGTTTCGTTCTtttttggaaaagaaaaaaaattatattgtttATTTCTATCATGGCAGGGCGGAGGTAGTCGCGGCCGCAGCACCAATGGAGGCAGCAACAAGGGAACAAAGCCAATCTGCCAACACCAACAATACAAAGAAATATTCTCGGTGGACTGAAGATGAGCATAggtatttattatattatattgcttcttttttcttcttttatatttatttatttatttgtttatctaTCATCTAGTTGAATATTGTTTACACAAAAGAAGAAAGTGAAGCAACTAGTATTAGCATATAGGAGCACTTCTCCTGTTTTAGATATATCTCTACTTCGTTGTAGGTTGTCTACAATATACAAGTCTAACATTCCTCTTTCGTAAGACCGACTCTGCTTCACTTCATTGCTGTCTTCTTAATCCAAGCTTTCATATGTATTTGTGCATCAATAACTGCAATTTGAAAGAGCTCTAAAGTAATTGCAAATGAGGCATAGTTTTGTTGATTGCtaaatttgttttgttttaacAATAGTTGAGTGGTTGACATAGTAACATTTTTGGTTGGACTGAAaaccaaaaaggaaaaaaattgttactaattaaatagtttatgtttttgtttaaaattttttagtgtAAACTTTGTTAATACTTATTTCAAAAATCATGTTTTGGTAGATTATTTGTTAGAGGGTACCAAGCAGAAGGTGCAAATTGGTCAAGAATTTTAGAATATTATGTCAAAACAAGAACTTATCATCA from Arachis stenosperma cultivar V10309 chromosome 9, arast.V10309.gnm1.PFL2, whole genome shotgun sequence encodes the following:
- the LOC130950070 gene encoding uncharacterized protein LOC130950070; this translates as MVEQCAIDVGGNQPPQLQPPPDVREITVAQFFSDTCGYPQLDMVVAECLPEPQPQPQQFLTDVCGYQPPWSQPQPQPQSHPHPQQFQQFLADCGYQLPESQLQLQPMQPQVWTWEENKAFESVIANCFEYAKRNRWELIAARLPGKTPAQLQERFKKLMKDINVIHNGYTSNTPLNTAFENMTMTMAAPTTTLEHNPVSIPIINATTTTPPPPPYNTDHQHHRAEVVAAAAPMEAATREQSQSANTNNTKKYSRWTEDEHRNCTLIQRV